One genomic segment of Polyodon spathula isolate WHYD16114869_AA chromosome 17, ASM1765450v1, whole genome shotgun sequence includes these proteins:
- the si:dkey-85n7.8 gene encoding COX8 domain-containing protein, which produces MSPLWKGVASSAGLLRGNKMLVLQRAYIYSKPPKDKIGPAQTLFTISVFAVTLLTPAGWILHHLPEYRKR; this is translated from the exons ATGTCTCCCCTTTGGAAGGGGGTTGCTTCCTCTGCAGGTCTACTCAGAGGCAACAAGATGCTGGTTTTACAGAGAGCTTACATTTACAGCAAGCCTCCCAAAGACAAGATTGGTCCTGCT CAGACTCTGTTCACAATATCAGTCTTTGCCGTGACGCTGCTCACCCCTGCTGGCTGGATCCTGCACCATCTCCCTGAGTACCGCAAGAGATGA